Proteins co-encoded in one Flavobacteriaceae bacterium MAR_2009_75 genomic window:
- a CDS encoding cellulose/xylan binding protein with CBM9 domain, giving the protein MKCIAVLFALMSLTVKAQTDNHNMELKVKEIKYTDKIDLNVVSRLLEEHAENNRIATLNWDSFSYLPLVEFRIARHENNLWLKFNVSEENILAQFTEPNSSTHKDSCVEFFVDPLQNGNYYNFEFNCIGTTHLAYGPDRHDRKFVDPKIIQEKIQVKSSLGDQPFKEKGGGHNWEMTIIIPADIFVFSDKIDFSDLTAKANFYKCGDDTSKQHYVSWNSVDTDRPDFHRSEFFGTLVFD; this is encoded by the coding sequence ATGAAATGTATTGCTGTTTTGTTTGCGTTGATGAGTCTAACGGTTAAGGCCCAAACCGATAATCATAATATGGAACTGAAGGTTAAAGAAATAAAGTATACCGACAAAATTGATTTGAATGTGGTTTCACGCTTGTTGGAAGAACATGCTGAGAATAACAGGATTGCAACTTTAAATTGGGATTCCTTTTCGTATTTGCCCTTGGTTGAATTTCGAATTGCAAGACATGAAAATAATTTGTGGCTCAAGTTCAATGTGAGCGAAGAAAATATATTGGCTCAATTTACCGAGCCTAATTCTTCTACCCATAAAGACAGTTGTGTAGAGTTTTTTGTTGACCCCCTGCAAAATGGAAACTATTATAATTTTGAATTTAATTGTATCGGTACTACGCATTTGGCTTATGGTCCTGATAGGCACGATAGAAAATTTGTAGATCCAAAAATTATTCAAGAGAAAATTCAGGTTAAATCTAGCCTAGGCGACCAGCCATTTAAAGAAAAAGGAGGGGGGCATAATTGGGAAATGACCATAATTATACCTGCCGATATTTTTGTTTTTTCAGATAAGATCGATTTTTCAGATTTAACGGCAAAGGCCAATTTCTACAAATGCGGTGATGATACTTCTAAGCAACATTATGTAAGTTGGAATTCGGTTGATACCGACCGGCCCGACTTTCATCGTTCAGAGTTCTTCGGAACCTTGGTGTTTGATTGA
- a CDS encoding dihydroorotase codes for MTNMNKKIKPLIWVILWCTLGANAQEFDILIKNGHVLDAKNGIDKVIDIAIKGDTIAKVGSNISKNSAGTVIDAEGLYVSAGLIDIHSHNFHGTEPNAYLSNSFTALPPDGFSFRTGVTTLVDAGGAGWRNFQLFKDQVIDRSKTRVLSFINIVGSGMKGGALEQNLSDMDAKLTAMVAKQNKAHVVGVKLAHYSGFDWTPTEKAVEAGKLADIPVMIDFGGSQPELSLETLFMEKLRPGDIFTHAYAHVNGRMPIVGDDGKVANFAREAQKKGIIFDVGHGGGSFLFAQAVPAMKQGFKPNTISTDLHTGSMNAGMKDIINIMSKFLNMNMPVSEVIAATTWNSAKAIKREDLGHLTEGAVADITLLKLREGNFGFIDTQQKRMKGNKKLECELTIRAGKVVYDLNGLAVKDWNK; via the coding sequence ATGACAAACATGAACAAAAAAATAAAGCCGCTCATTTGGGTAATTTTATGGTGTACTCTAGGGGCAAATGCCCAAGAATTTGATATACTCATAAAAAATGGGCATGTTTTAGATGCTAAAAACGGTATCGATAAGGTGATTGATATTGCTATCAAAGGTGATACAATTGCCAAGGTTGGTTCGAATATCTCAAAAAATTCTGCAGGCACGGTAATCGATGCTGAAGGCTTATACGTCTCTGCCGGACTAATAGACATTCATAGCCATAACTTTCATGGCACTGAACCCAATGCCTATCTAAGTAATAGTTTTACCGCCCTTCCCCCAGACGGATTTAGTTTTAGAACAGGTGTGACTACCTTGGTGGATGCAGGGGGTGCCGGTTGGCGTAATTTCCAATTGTTCAAAGATCAGGTTATAGATAGGTCGAAAACAAGGGTATTATCCTTTATAAATATTGTAGGTTCAGGTATGAAAGGAGGAGCTTTGGAGCAGAACCTTTCTGATATGGATGCTAAGCTTACGGCCATGGTCGCAAAGCAAAATAAGGCACATGTGGTTGGGGTAAAACTCGCTCATTATAGTGGCTTTGATTGGACGCCTACAGAAAAGGCTGTGGAGGCTGGAAAATTAGCTGATATTCCTGTAATGATAGATTTTGGGGGCAGTCAACCCGAATTGTCTTTGGAAACACTTTTTATGGAAAAATTAAGGCCCGGCGATATTTTTACCCATGCCTATGCTCACGTAAATGGTAGAATGCCGATTGTAGGTGATGATGGTAAAGTAGCCAATTTTGCACGGGAAGCGCAGAAAAAAGGGATTATTTTTGATGTGGGCCATGGAGGCGGAAGCTTTTTGTTTGCTCAAGCGGTACCTGCAATGAAACAAGGTTTCAAACCAAATACCATAAGTACTGACCTGCATACCGGTAGTATGAATGCTGGCATGAAAGATATAATTAATATAATGTCTAAATTTTTGAACATGAACATGCCCGTTTCAGAGGTAATTGCAGCTACAACTTGGAATTCTGCCAAGGCCATAAAGAGAGAAGACCTTGGTCATTTAACAGAGGGTGCGGTGGCTGACATTACTTTATTGAAACTCCGCGAAGGAAATTTCGGATTTATCGATACCCAACAAAAAAGAATGAAAGGTAATAAGAAGCTCGAATGCGAACTGACGATTAGAGCAGGTAAGGTAGTTTATGACTTGAACGGTCTCGCCGTTAAAGATTGGAATAAATAA
- a CDS encoding NAD(P)-dependent dehydrogenase (short-subunit alcohol dehydrogenase family) codes for MKISNKTFLITGGASGLGLATAQMVIENGGKAILADVNEETGKLSEKKLGANALFVKTDVTDEENVRETIQMGLDHFGLLHGAINCAGIGPGERILGRKGVHRLSSFSKVIQINLIGTFNVMRLAAEAMQNNSPEESGERGLIINTASVAAYEGQIGQAAYSASKGGIISMMLPAARELARFGIRVMTIAPGTFETPLLMGFSEEVKESLGQQVPFPSRLGKPEEYAQLAKHIIENQMLNGETIRLDGAIRMAAK; via the coding sequence ATGAAAATTAGCAACAAAACGTTTTTGATTACCGGTGGGGCTTCCGGATTGGGATTGGCCACTGCACAAATGGTCATCGAGAATGGAGGAAAAGCCATTTTGGCCGATGTGAACGAAGAAACTGGAAAACTGTCAGAAAAAAAATTGGGAGCGAATGCTCTTTTCGTGAAGACCGATGTGACCGATGAGGAAAATGTAAGGGAAACAATTCAAATGGGACTCGACCATTTCGGGCTTTTGCATGGTGCAATCAACTGCGCCGGTATTGGGCCAGGAGAGCGTATTTTAGGCAGAAAGGGAGTACACCGACTCTCTTCTTTTAGCAAGGTGATTCAAATCAACTTGATAGGCACTTTTAATGTGATGCGCCTCGCGGCGGAAGCTATGCAGAACAATAGCCCAGAAGAAAGCGGAGAGCGTGGCTTAATTATAAATACGGCGTCGGTGGCGGCTTACGAAGGCCAGATAGGGCAGGCTGCTTATTCGGCATCAAAGGGTGGAATTATTTCAATGATGTTACCTGCGGCCAGGGAATTGGCCCGTTTTGGCATACGCGTAATGACCATTGCACCGGGTACTTTTGAGACTCCATTATTAATGGGTTTTTCCGAGGAAGTAAAAGAGTCTCTAGGTCAACAGGTGCCATTTCCATCCCGTTTAGGAAAACCTGAAGAGTACGCCCAATTGGCCAAACATATTATTGAAAACCAAATGCTGAACGGAGAGACCATTCGTTTAGATGGTGCCATACGTATGGCCGCCAAATAA
- a CDS encoding isoquinoline 1-oxidoreductase alpha subunit produces the protein MATYNLKINGKTQEIEVDPNTPMLWVLRDHFKLVGTKFGCGIAQCGACTIHLGDNAVRSCQLPVSSVGEQAVTTIEGLSENGDHPVQKAWLEVDVPQCGYCQAGQIMTASAFLKSNPNPSDDEISTAMNGNICRCGTYTRIKKAVKIAASSDQA, from the coding sequence ATGGCTACATACAACTTAAAAATTAACGGGAAAACCCAAGAAATTGAGGTTGATCCCAATACTCCCATGCTCTGGGTATTACGCGACCATTTTAAACTCGTAGGCACCAAATTTGGTTGCGGTATTGCCCAATGTGGCGCCTGTACCATTCATTTGGGCGATAATGCGGTGCGCTCGTGCCAATTGCCCGTTTCTTCGGTAGGTGAACAAGCAGTTACAACCATCGAAGGGTTATCTGAAAATGGCGACCACCCGGTACAGAAAGCGTGGTTAGAGGTTGATGTGCCCCAATGCGGCTACTGTCAAGCCGGTCAAATTATGACGGCATCGGCCTTTTTAAAGAGCAATCCTAATCCGTCAGATGATGAGATTTCTACCGCAATGAACGGTAATATCTGTCGTTGCGGCACTTACACTAGAATTAAAAAAGCCGTGAAAATAGCCGCCAGTTCCGATCAGGCCTAA
- a CDS encoding xylitol oxidase has translation MKRKKFIKTTSAAVVGSMLTPMVSCKKDTKQAIKSKEILKRTNWAGNYTYKADTIYEPKSVEEVQQLVKKLDIQKALGSTHCFNDIADSPKNQISTKNLNKVIELDKANKTLTIEAGARYGDFAEMLDKKGFALHNLASLPHISVAGACATATHGSGVNNKNLAGQVLSLELVKSDGSLSTLNREHPDFAAVVVGLGAFGIITKVTLMLEDTFEVQQDVFLNLPLESVTSNFEEIMSSGYSVSLFTDWQDNKVSEVWVKRKVSQEMAELGKNFYGATPAKKNIHPIVKLDAVNCTEQMGVPGPWYDRLPHFKMGFTPSAGEELQSEYFVPREYAVEALLAIEKMKGELFPHILISEIRSIAADNFWMSPCYKQDCIAIHTTWKQKPKEVMALLPKFEKALAPFNTKPHWGKLFTLDPETLQSRYEKHSDFVALAKKYDSEGKFKNGYLTKNIY, from the coding sequence ATGAAACGCAAAAAATTTATTAAAACCACCTCCGCTGCCGTTGTGGGCAGTATGCTGACACCGATGGTTTCTTGTAAAAAGGACACCAAACAGGCCATAAAATCTAAAGAAATCTTGAAAAGAACCAACTGGGCCGGTAACTATACCTACAAGGCCGATACCATTTATGAACCAAAATCTGTTGAGGAAGTACAGCAACTGGTCAAAAAATTAGATATTCAGAAAGCCTTGGGTTCTACTCATTGCTTCAACGATATCGCCGATAGCCCGAAAAATCAGATTTCCACTAAAAACTTAAATAAGGTCATCGAGCTTGATAAAGCGAATAAAACCCTGACGATAGAGGCCGGTGCGCGGTATGGTGACTTTGCAGAAATGTTGGATAAAAAAGGTTTTGCACTGCACAACTTGGCATCATTGCCTCATATTTCGGTTGCGGGTGCCTGTGCTACGGCTACCCACGGGTCAGGTGTAAACAACAAAAATTTAGCGGGTCAGGTGCTATCGCTCGAGTTAGTAAAATCAGATGGCAGCCTTTCTACCCTAAACCGAGAGCACCCTGACTTCGCTGCGGTAGTAGTGGGCTTGGGAGCCTTTGGCATTATTACCAAAGTAACTCTGATGCTTGAAGATACGTTTGAAGTTCAGCAAGATGTTTTTTTGAACTTGCCCTTAGAATCGGTTACTTCGAATTTTGAGGAAATTATGTCAAGTGGCTATAGTGTAAGCCTGTTCACCGATTGGCAAGACAACAAAGTGAGCGAGGTATGGGTTAAGCGAAAAGTGTCACAAGAAATGGCAGAATTAGGTAAAAATTTTTATGGAGCCACACCTGCCAAAAAGAATATTCATCCCATCGTAAAATTAGACGCTGTCAACTGCACCGAGCAGATGGGAGTTCCCGGGCCGTGGTACGACCGGCTGCCCCATTTTAAAATGGGTTTTACCCCCAGCGCCGGTGAAGAATTACAATCAGAATATTTTGTTCCCCGTGAGTATGCTGTTGAAGCCCTTTTGGCGATTGAAAAAATGAAAGGTGAACTCTTTCCGCATATTCTCATTTCCGAGATTAGATCCATTGCGGCCGATAATTTTTGGATGAGCCCCTGCTATAAACAAGACTGCATTGCGATTCATACCACTTGGAAGCAAAAGCCAAAAGAAGTAATGGCATTACTGCCCAAGTTTGAAAAAGCTCTCGCCCCTTTCAATACCAAGCCACATTGGGGCAAACTATTTACCTTAGATCCCGAAACGTTACAAAGCCGTTATGAAAAGCATTCAGATTTTGTGGCCTTAGCCAAAAAATATGACTCCGAAGGCAAGTTCAAGAACGGTTATTTGACCAAAAACATTTATTAA
- a CDS encoding glucose/arabinose dehydrogenase, whose product MKPYFTPKNSYLALWAMALLVQCSPEAKEGNLFLPDGFKSTVVIEEIEETVRHLAVTDDHIIYAKMRNAQPNTAVMALRDIDGDDYADETLKFGGSEKGSRWSYSTAMRVYNGYIYYSSDLVVYRQKLKADTMSPVGDVEVVLTDDHEHGKHEHIGKPIAFDNKGHMYVPFGAPSNACQEPKRTPGAPGLDPCPQLEDHAGIWRFDANKLGQTQKDGYKYASGIRSLVAMNWNPVDEELYGVVHGRDDLLRLWPNIYTPQESALLPSEEFIRIKEGAHFGWPYCYYDQLKDKKVLSPEYGGDGEIVGRCSDYEDPIIGFPGHWAPNDLVFYEGEQFPERYKNGAFITFHGSTNRAPYPQSGYFVGFVPFENGKPSGDFEIFADGFAQVDPIINTKDAAHRPMGLAIGPDGELYISDSVKGKIWKVVYQGDKEKFGEDQLSAMEERKQLSHIRTPDIDKDNLMPKNLVGGAKIYQQYCSACHQMNGRGASGRFPPLMETDWVTGDKARLIKVLLNGMEGSLKVGDEVYNGMMPQHSFLKDIEIAQVLTYIRSSFGNEASEIKENEVAKIRNDQENSGSPSEPIKVTTE is encoded by the coding sequence ATGAAGCCTTATTTCACCCCAAAGAATTCCTATTTGGCGCTTTGGGCCATGGCACTGTTAGTGCAATGCAGCCCCGAGGCGAAAGAAGGAAATCTCTTTTTACCCGACGGTTTTAAATCTACAGTGGTAATTGAAGAAATTGAGGAAACTGTCAGGCATTTGGCGGTAACCGATGACCACATCATTTATGCCAAAATGAGAAATGCACAGCCGAATACTGCTGTTATGGCCCTTAGAGATATTGATGGCGACGACTACGCAGATGAAACCTTAAAATTCGGAGGTAGTGAAAAAGGGTCACGATGGAGCTATTCCACAGCCATGCGTGTATATAATGGGTATATTTATTATAGTTCTGATTTAGTGGTATACCGTCAAAAATTGAAGGCCGATACAATGTCTCCCGTAGGCGATGTTGAAGTAGTATTGACCGATGACCACGAGCATGGCAAACATGAACATATCGGTAAACCGATAGCCTTTGATAATAAAGGTCATATGTATGTACCTTTTGGTGCACCATCGAACGCCTGTCAAGAACCTAAACGTACTCCTGGTGCACCAGGCCTTGACCCTTGCCCCCAATTAGAAGACCATGCAGGTATTTGGCGTTTTGATGCCAATAAGTTAGGGCAGACCCAAAAAGATGGTTATAAGTATGCTTCAGGCATTCGAAGTCTGGTGGCAATGAACTGGAATCCGGTAGATGAAGAGCTTTACGGGGTAGTACATGGGCGAGACGACCTGTTGCGTCTATGGCCAAATATTTACACCCCACAAGAGAGTGCTTTATTGCCTTCCGAAGAATTTATTCGAATTAAAGAAGGTGCTCATTTTGGTTGGCCTTATTGCTATTACGATCAACTAAAAGATAAAAAAGTATTATCTCCCGAATATGGAGGAGACGGTGAAATCGTTGGTCGTTGTTCAGATTACGAAGATCCGATTATTGGTTTCCCAGGGCATTGGGCACCGAACGACTTAGTTTTTTATGAAGGAGAGCAGTTTCCGGAACGTTATAAAAATGGTGCGTTTATCACTTTTCACGGTTCGACCAATAGGGCCCCTTATCCGCAATCCGGATATTTTGTGGGCTTTGTGCCATTCGAAAATGGAAAACCGAGCGGTGATTTTGAAATATTTGCTGATGGTTTTGCCCAAGTAGATCCTATCATTAATACTAAAGATGCCGCACACCGACCAATGGGGCTCGCTATCGGACCCGATGGAGAACTTTACATTTCAGATTCCGTAAAGGGCAAAATATGGAAGGTAGTCTATCAGGGAGATAAAGAAAAATTCGGGGAAGACCAGTTATCGGCAATGGAAGAGCGAAAACAACTTTCGCATATTAGAACCCCTGATATCGATAAAGACAACCTCATGCCAAAGAATTTAGTCGGCGGGGCAAAAATTTATCAGCAGTATTGCAGTGCTTGCCATCAAATGAACGGTAGGGGCGCCTCGGGAAGATTCCCCCCTCTTATGGAAACCGATTGGGTAACTGGAGACAAAGCACGACTAATCAAGGTATTGTTGAACGGTATGGAGGGTAGCCTGAAGGTAGGTGATGAGGTCTATAATGGTATGATGCCACAGCATAGCTTTTTAAAAGATATAGAAATTGCCCAAGTTTTGACTTACATACGCTCAAGTTTTGGTAATGAGGCTTCGGAAATAAAGGAAAATGAAGTGGCCAAAATAAGAAATGACCAAGAAAATAGCGGGTCACCCAGTGAACCGATCAAAGTAACAACAGAATAA
- a CDS encoding isoquinoline 1-oxidoreductase beta subunit: MTFVKTKIGRRSFIRTSALAGGGMVVGFSWLASCKMTPEEVNSLPKEWFDINGFLKIADNGLVTIMSPNPEIGQNVKTAMPMIVADELDVDWKDVIVEQAPLNMDVFQRQLAGGSQSIRAGWEGLRMAGATARKMLKQAAAKAWEVPEEEVTTSMGMLHHKASNKSASYGEMASAAVGIEKPDEAPETIEAPEEIELKDIKDFTIIGTDRKNVDGPSIVTGKPLFGIDTYEEGMLTAMVVHPPAFGLTFKSMNADEAKGMPGIKDIFHVNVYPEGAEKQWSDGGGIPELVAIVGESTWQCMQAKKALKVEWDGPSTLESTASYGDDLNKLLDAPVKEPARKDGNFNKAFKNAAKKIERTYSAPFLAHNTMEPMNFYANVTDDKALLSGPIQTPEFLEKTISSVLDMPLENIEIDMTRMGGGFGRRLYGSFGVEAAVISKKAKAPIKLIYSREDDMTQGTYRPAYKVKFKAGLDAENNLIAWYVKGVGTNDDLIFENRFPAGAVDNYLAEKTSLETKITTGAWRAPRSNFIAGAEQSFMDEVSELAGKDPIEFRLALFDRAIKDPVGDPEKNDYDPERYAGVLKLVKEKSNWSNSGDKARGVSAYYCHNSYVAQVLDLTMNNNQPKVDKVWCAVDCGIVINPISAKNQIEGGIIDGIGHATYSQMTFENGVPQQENFDDYRLIRNTEAPKAIESYFVDNGIDPTGLGEPSLPPVVGALANAMYKATGKRVYNQPFILEKEVVG; this comes from the coding sequence ATGACATTCGTAAAAACAAAAATAGGTAGACGCTCATTTATAAGAACCTCGGCCCTGGCCGGTGGTGGTATGGTGGTTGGTTTCAGTTGGCTGGCCTCCTGTAAAATGACCCCTGAAGAGGTTAACAGCCTACCCAAAGAATGGTTCGATATCAACGGATTTCTAAAAATAGCCGATAACGGACTGGTAACCATCATGTCTCCAAATCCGGAAATAGGGCAAAACGTAAAAACGGCCATGCCCATGATTGTGGCCGATGAACTCGATGTCGATTGGAAAGATGTTATCGTAGAACAGGCGCCCTTGAATATGGATGTCTTTCAACGCCAATTGGCGGGTGGCAGCCAATCGATCCGTGCCGGCTGGGAAGGTTTACGCATGGCAGGCGCTACAGCTCGAAAAATGCTGAAACAAGCGGCCGCTAAAGCCTGGGAAGTACCCGAAGAAGAAGTTACAACCTCTATGGGAATGCTTCATCACAAGGCCAGTAATAAATCAGCAAGTTACGGTGAGATGGCCTCTGCAGCCGTAGGTATTGAAAAACCTGACGAAGCCCCAGAAACCATTGAAGCTCCCGAAGAAATTGAATTAAAGGATATAAAAGATTTTACCATCATTGGTACCGATCGTAAAAATGTTGACGGCCCCAGTATAGTGACCGGCAAACCTTTATTTGGTATCGATACTTATGAAGAAGGTATGCTCACGGCCATGGTCGTACATCCTCCTGCTTTTGGTCTGACCTTTAAATCAATGAACGCCGATGAAGCCAAAGGCATGCCGGGTATTAAAGACATTTTTCATGTAAATGTCTATCCTGAAGGGGCTGAAAAACAATGGAGCGACGGTGGCGGAATTCCTGAATTGGTGGCTATTGTCGGTGAGAGTACTTGGCAATGTATGCAGGCAAAAAAAGCCCTGAAAGTTGAATGGGACGGCCCTTCAACCCTCGAAAGTACCGCAAGCTATGGTGACGACCTCAACAAATTGCTCGATGCGCCGGTAAAAGAACCGGCCCGTAAAGATGGCAATTTCAATAAAGCTTTCAAGAATGCGGCAAAAAAGATAGAACGTACCTACAGTGCTCCGTTCTTGGCGCACAATACGATGGAACCAATGAACTTCTACGCCAATGTAACCGATGATAAGGCCCTGTTGAGCGGACCGATACAAACGCCCGAGTTCTTGGAAAAAACCATTTCTTCGGTATTAGATATGCCCTTGGAAAATATCGAGATAGATATGACGCGTATGGGCGGTGGTTTTGGCCGCAGACTTTACGGGTCTTTCGGGGTAGAGGCAGCCGTAATTTCCAAAAAAGCGAAGGCGCCCATCAAATTGATCTATAGCCGTGAAGACGATATGACCCAAGGTACGTACCGCCCTGCCTATAAGGTGAAGTTCAAAGCAGGATTGGATGCCGAAAACAACTTGATCGCTTGGTATGTAAAAGGCGTGGGCACCAATGACGATTTAATATTCGAAAACCGTTTTCCTGCCGGTGCCGTTGACAATTACCTGGCTGAAAAAACCAGCTTGGAAACGAAAATAACTACCGGTGCCTGGCGTGCACCGCGCTCCAATTTTATCGCTGGCGCAGAACAATCGTTTATGGACGAAGTTTCGGAACTGGCCGGTAAAGACCCGATTGAATTCCGTTTGGCACTCTTCGACAGAGCAATCAAAGATCCGGTGGGCGACCCCGAAAAGAACGATTACGACCCTGAACGTTATGCTGGGGTATTAAAGCTGGTCAAAGAAAAATCAAACTGGTCGAATTCCGGAGATAAGGCAAGAGGGGTCTCGGCCTATTATTGTCACAATAGTTATGTAGCCCAAGTGTTAGACCTCACTATGAACAACAATCAGCCCAAGGTCGATAAGGTATGGTGCGCCGTAGATTGTGGTATCGTTATTAACCCGATCAGTGCCAAGAACCAAATAGAAGGGGGCATCATCGATGGTATCGGGCATGCGACCTATTCTCAAATGACCTTTGAAAATGGGGTGCCACAGCAAGAAAATTTTGATGACTACCGATTAATACGAAATACCGAAGCGCCAAAAGCCATCGAATCTTATTTTGTAGATAACGGCATCGACCCCACTGGTTTGGGCGAACCTTCGCTACCGCCCGTTGTGGGCGCCTTGGCAAATGCGATGTACAAGGCCACCGGAAAACGGGTCTATAACCAGCCGTTTATTTTAGAAAAAGAGGTCGTCGGATAA
- a CDS encoding feruloyl-CoA synthase: MVPYVWPPNNENNLLETNQDISYLEVPTAPIAITKETRKDGSILLHSQVPLETYPKTVTERLRYWAEIAPEKTMIAQRDVDGNWMKLSYAQVWEKVQRIGQFLLNSDANVERPVAVLSGNSWQHALLALAAQHVGIPFSAISPAYSLKSTDLKKLKHCLEVLTPGLIFVQDGLQFKKILEAVDVACTLVTAKNEIGDSISFKTVLKTEITSEVAEANAKVEASTVAKILFTSGSTGMPKGVINTQGNLTCNLQQITQTYPFVKNGQLTLVDWLPWSHTFGGNHNFGLVFFNGGTLYIDDGNPSPEGTKVTVNNLKEIAPTVYFNVPKGFEELVTQLRADEALCKHFFSKLKMLFFGGASLSQYVRDSLDELAIKSIGKRILISSGYGMTEACPSTMFNTRYDQRAGNLGVPVPGIATKLVPYDDTFEVRFKGPNISPGYWRNPMQTSSAFDEEGYFKSADGLKFADNLNPNAGLIYDGRITENFKLNSGTWVNVGIMRSKLIAASQGIVRDVVLTGHDRDFVGAILFLDFANCTAVAQLSPSSTLQEICKSKEVQSIIQEALTDLASQGSGASTIIRRAMIADFELCVKKAEITDKGSINQRSVLMNRKALVNRLYELSEVDGVVEIERS, encoded by the coding sequence ATGGTGCCATACGTATGGCCGCCAAATAATGAAAATAACCTTTTGGAAACCAATCAAGACATATCTTATTTAGAAGTACCCACCGCACCCATCGCCATAACGAAAGAAACCCGTAAAGATGGTAGTATTTTATTGCACTCACAAGTACCATTGGAAACCTACCCGAAAACGGTAACTGAGCGCTTAAGGTATTGGGCCGAAATTGCACCCGAAAAAACTATGATTGCCCAACGTGATGTTGATGGCAATTGGATGAAGCTTTCCTATGCCCAAGTTTGGGAAAAAGTGCAGCGCATCGGTCAATTTTTGCTAAATAGCGATGCCAATGTTGAACGTCCTGTAGCTGTTCTTTCGGGCAATAGTTGGCAGCATGCACTTTTGGCGTTGGCAGCCCAGCATGTGGGTATTCCCTTTTCGGCGATTAGTCCTGCGTATTCATTAAAATCCACCGATTTAAAGAAGTTAAAACACTGTTTGGAAGTGTTGACGCCCGGACTCATATTTGTTCAAGATGGTTTACAATTCAAAAAAATTCTGGAAGCGGTCGATGTTGCCTGTACATTGGTTACGGCTAAAAATGAAATCGGAGATAGTATTTCTTTTAAAACGGTATTGAAAACCGAGATAACTTCTGAAGTAGCCGAGGCAAATGCGAAAGTGGAAGCTTCTACCGTGGCTAAAATTCTTTTTACTTCCGGTTCAACGGGTATGCCCAAAGGCGTAATCAATACACAGGGCAACCTGACCTGCAACCTTCAGCAGATTACACAAACCTATCCCTTTGTTAAAAATGGTCAATTAACTTTGGTAGATTGGTTGCCCTGGAGTCATACTTTTGGGGGCAACCACAATTTTGGGTTGGTATTTTTCAATGGAGGAACCTTATATATAGATGATGGAAACCCCTCTCCCGAAGGTACCAAGGTTACCGTGAATAACTTAAAAGAGATAGCCCCCACGGTATATTTTAACGTGCCCAAAGGTTTTGAAGAGTTGGTGACTCAGTTGCGGGCAGATGAGGCGCTTTGTAAGCACTTTTTCAGTAAGCTGAAAATGTTATTTTTCGGGGGAGCCAGTCTTTCACAATATGTAAGAGATAGTTTAGACGAGCTTGCCATAAAATCGATAGGAAAACGTATTTTGATTTCCTCCGGATACGGAATGACCGAGGCTTGCCCTTCTACCATGTTCAATACGCGTTATGACCAACGAGCGGGCAATCTTGGTGTTCCCGTGCCTGGTATTGCAACAAAACTAGTGCCTTACGATGATACTTTTGAAGTACGATTTAAGGGTCCGAATATAAGTCCCGGATATTGGCGTAACCCCATGCAAACATCTAGTGCTTTTGATGAAGAGGGCTATTTTAAAAGTGCAGATGGCCTCAAATTTGCCGATAATCTCAACCCGAATGCAGGCTTAATATATGACGGGCGTATTACCGAAAATTTTAAGCTGAATTCCGGTACTTGGGTGAATGTAGGTATTATGAGAAGCAAGTTGATCGCCGCTTCTCAAGGCATAGTGCGAGATGTAGTCTTGACAGGCCATGATAGAGATTTTGTGGGCGCCATACTTTTCTTAGATTTTGCAAATTGTACGGCAGTAGCACAATTGTCACCCAGTTCAACACTACAGGAGATTTGTAAATCTAAAGAGGTGCAATCAATTATTCAAGAAGCATTGACAGACTTGGCAAGTCAGGGTTCAGGTGCGTCTACTATTATTAGACGGGCAATGATTGCAGATTTTGAACTCTGTGTTAAAAAAGCTGAAATTACCGACAAGGGTTCCATTAATCAACGTTCCGTTCTTATGAATCGCAAGGCGTTAGTTAATCGCTTATATGAACTTAGTGAAGTTGATGGAGTTGTCGAAATTGAGCGCTCTTAG